A section of the Desulfotignum phosphitoxidans DSM 13687 genome encodes:
- a CDS encoding MBL fold metallo-hydrolase, whose translation MIPIIITHLGAQTCVTGARHLIQVQPDHCIGINILVACGIAWCLDPQVPFNRFPVPPADIDFLFLTHAHIHISRVPDLMIDARFSGKIIFTHLQPQYRASETRPGRIEKRNFL comes from the coding sequence ATGATCCCAATCATCATCACCCATCTGGGCGCCCAAACCTGCGTCACCGGCGCCCGCCACCTGATCCAGGTTCAACCGGATCACTGCATCGGTATCAATATCCTAGTGGCCTGCGGCATTGCCTGGTGCCTTGATCCGCAGGTGCCCTTTAACCGGTTCCCGGTGCCGCCGGCAGACATTGACTTTCTGTTTCTGACCCATGCCCACATCCACATCAGCCGGGTCCCGGACCTGATGATCGATGCCAGATTTTCCGGTAAAATCATCTTCACACACCTGCAGCCGCAATATCGAGCATCTGAAACACGGCCTGGACGAATCGAAAAACGAAATTTTCTATGA